A stretch of the Papaver somniferum cultivar HN1 chromosome 6, ASM357369v1, whole genome shotgun sequence genome encodes the following:
- the LOC113291118 gene encoding trichohyalin-like, producing the protein MRQNNELREENIRLQERRSRSMTRSRSKSSTSRRSQSNRRDVRQQTRLDDIVNSQENDDLPDRQDEYRMDQPLIDDRYVQHGEGHRIQEDNGHNRYEQRIERQQGEKHDPELGRVILKGMQEFKDQRVREAEIEIYMAEQNHAQYERERRRRRRQEIEEREFQYAVREKNRENRIRIREVNRTLPNQIVEDEEERRRARWQETEMVRDRYNIVEEDDRERQKRRRDAKEERELQEAIRQNRHDNSVMQARLKRPVRQDLDQTMSEEILKEMEELREMMTIFRIKESITMSELREFQEEYITLEEKQRDMESYPVAIPKENNGNASLLPRMTNVVASTSQGSQGKNITEVEKKLVAMGSADQEEFEREHKEK; encoded by the exons ATGCGTCAGAATAATGAGTTGAGAGAAGAGAATATAAGATTACAGGAGCGGAGATCGAGAAGTATGACTCGTTCAAGGTCAAAATCAAGTACATCAAGACGTAGTCAATCTAATCGAAGAGATGTCAGGCAGCAAACACGTTTGGATGATATTGTAAACAGTCAAGAAAATGATGATTTACCCGATCGACAAGATGAATATCGTATGGATCAACCACTAATAGATGATCGATATGTGCAACATGGTGAAGGACATCGAATACAAGAAGATAATGGACATAACAGGTATGAACAACGAATTGAACGACAACAAGGTGAAAAACATGATCCAGAACTAGGAAGGGTGATACTAAAGGGTATGCAAGAATTTAAAGATCAACGTGTGCGAGAGGCtgagatagaaatatatatggCAGAACAGAATCACGCACAATATGAAAGAGAAAGACGCAGGAGGAGACGACAGGAAATTGAAGAAAGAGAATTTCAATATGCTGTACGCGAGAAAAATCGTGAGAATCGAATAAGAATACGCGAAGTTAATCGCACACTTCCAAACCAGATTGTGGAGGATGAAGAAGAACGGAGAAGAGCTAGGTGGCAAGAGACAGAGATGGTCAGAGATCGATACAATATAGTTGAAGAGGATGACAGAGAAAGACAGAAACGTCGGAGAGATGCTAAAGAAGAAAGGGAGTTGCAGGAGGCTATTCGTCAAAATAGACATGACAACAGCGTAATgcaagcaagattaaaaagaccTGTGCGACAGGATTTGGACCAAACTATGAGTGAAGAAATTCTTAAGGAAATGgaagaattaagagaaatgatgact ATTTTCAGGATAAAAGAATCCATAACAATGTCAGAGCTGCGCGAATTTCAAGAGGAATACATAACACTTGAGGAGAAGCAGAGGgatatggaatcttacccagttGCGATACCTAAGGAGAATAATGGGAATGCAAGTTTACTCCCAAGGATGACAAAtgttgttgcgagtacatcgcaggGAAGTCAAGGAAAGAATATTACAGAGGTGGAAAAAAAGCTGGTAGCCATGGGTAGCGCAGATCAAGAAGAGTTCGAAAGAGAACACaaagaaaaataa